The Naumovozyma dairenensis CBS 421 chromosome 3, complete genome genome has a window encoding:
- the GPI11 gene encoding mannose-ethanolamine phosphotransferase GPI11 (similar to Saccharomyces cerevisiae GPI11 (YDR302W); ancestral locus Anc_5.320) gives MSGKAKKQVKKRVTFSDDNTIVRQSHRKKNIGHEHPPVYVRKSLLTIPFHLIVLLYLYIYHSDYSTELLLLGLIPSQVFYLVLQFNKCTVYGNKIIKINYPLVFISLGGALLLSVPTLIIIILFGAPFLEHIKESWLLASHCCFLAYPAMYSVFNCDFKVGMWKRYYVMIVLGGWLSCVVIPLDWDRPWQAWPIPVVIGSYLGAFVGYTLGSYI, from the coding sequence ATGTCAGGAAAGGCCAAAAAACAAGTTAAGAAGAGAGTTACATTTTCCGATGATAATACGATAGTTCGTCAGAGCCAcagaaagaaaaacataGGACATGAACATCCTCCAGTCTACGTGAGAAAAAGTCTCTTAACAATTCCGTTCCATTTAATTGTACTACtctatctatatatttatcataGTGATTACTCCacagaattattattactaggTCTCATTCCATCCCAAGTATTTTATCTAGTCCTCCAATTCAACAAATGTACCGTATACGGtaataaaatcattaaaatcaaCTATCCGTTAGTGTTTATATCGTTAGGTGGAGCATTACTACTAAGTGTTCCAACAttaattataattattttattcGGTGCACCATTTTTGGAACATATTAAAGAATCATGGTTATTAGCATCACATTGTTGCTTCTTAGCGTATCCAGCAATGTATTCTGTATTTAATTGTGATTTCAAAGTTGGAATGTGGAAGAGGTATTACGTCATGATTGTTCTTGGTGGATGGCTCAGTTGTGTCGTCATTCCCTTGGATTGGGATAGACCATGGCAAGCTTGGCCCATCCCTGTGGTCATTGGATCCTATTTGGGTGCCTTTGTCGGTTATACACTCGGTTCATACATATAA
- the PMT7 gene encoding putative dolichyl-phosphate-mannose--protein mannosyltransferase (similar to Saccharomyces cerevisiae YDR307W; ancestral locus Anc_5.328): MEGPFRKFIPSNLYRNYGIGKLNTLDYIISLLIPLICYLINYQLLFQERSYNLLTPNEKDLYQAITYYKEKKFFLNEHPLLGIQLYSLLSNNIKHMTWLSSMSGLISLSFVYLTQRKMSNSTLISTLGALSISILPVYQSELSMISLNTIQWFFLSITLFSMTNMLSSKQLSKNWYYHLLALSVSLGCNMSTKLIGIMTWFFIFFVICKHSWQLITDIRISTYEIMKYIIITSLSLIIIPVSIFLGSYFIFLNNSQTDSVQFSSMMSPFFQSYLREPTWQPTELLNGTVIQIRHSNMQANPSASLFSFSSSITLGEYLTTRNNSNYPEGSNEQIVSLTNDESNPETHWILEFIDNPLRTLPSSLSGLLSNETNHENEWPLEDLQKIRIRNKLTGKLLRSSSAKAPVSEQEYNSEISCTGDSSYLGDSDETWQVDYFGMKLSKNIRKKKRRDGFEGALIIPPRISLLKLDNVGQGCTLLGHDTKLPEWGQFNQEVICIRSPNLERTLFQFIPVEKYNSPSSSNDNKQFELVSFLDIVKNSDKKNIIHYYLRLVSELLEKQYKYNYFVRLEKVKDMNTYDEDADNNHLAPEKWAFHTFSHDESDNFGLLGNIIWLSSIVGIITFIINVDFQIMKWNPWKKVAHTPSINKLIYYQFGIECLFGWFIHFYIFTKSPHQILNIELYFPSFLFGYLLFTETISRLYNWSVMKSSIIMVLYYGGFYYLLK; this comes from the coding sequence ATGGAGGGCCCCTTTAGGAAGTTCATTCCAAGCAATCTTTATCGAAATTATGGAATTGGTAAATTGAATACGTTAGATTacattatttctttattaattcCATTAATATGCTACTTAATTAACtatcaattattattccaaGAGAGAAGTTATAATTTACTTACcccaaatgaaaaagattTATATCAAGCTATTACttattataaagaaaagaagttTTTCTTAAATGAGCATCCACTATTAGGGATCCAGTTGTATTCCTTgttatctaataatatcaaacaTATGACATGGCTGTCTTCCATGTCAGGTTTAATTTCATTGTCCTTCGTTTATCTAACACAGAGGAAAATGTCAAATTCAACATTGATATCAACACTAGGAGCATTATCAATTAGTATCTTACCTGTTTACCAATCTGAACTATCCATGATCTCTCTGAACACAATACAGTGGTTCTTCCTATCTATTACccttttttcaatgacaAACATGTTAAGCTCGAAACAGCTTTCAAAGAATTggtattatcatttattggCATTGTCGGTATCACTAGGTTGTAATATGTCCACAAAGCTTATAGGAATCATGACATggttctttattttcttcgtCATATGCAAACACAGTTGGCAATTAATTACAGATATCCGTATCTCAACATATGAAATCATGAAGTACATTATTATAACATCTTTATCGCTTATAATAATTCCTGTATCGATCTTCCTCGGATCatattttatctttttgaACAATTCTCAAACAGATTCCGTTCAATTCTCCTCGATGATGTCACCATTCTTTCAATCGTACCTAAGAGAACCCACATGGCAACCAactgaattattaaacgGTACGGTGATTCAAATCCGTCATTCAAACATGCAAGCTAACCCATCAGCTTccttgttttctttttcatcgTCTATAACTTTGGGCGAATATTTGACTACTAGGAATAACTCCAATTATCCAGAAGGTTCGAATGAACAAATTGTGTCCTTGacaaatgatgaatcaaACCCAGAAACACACTGGATATTAGAATTCATCGATAACCCATTGAGGACGCTGCCTTCATCTTTATCTGGATTACTTTCAAATGAAACGAATCATGAAAACGAATGGCCACTGGAAGACTTACAAAAgattagaattagaaataaattaacTGGGAAATTATTACGTTCATCATCAGCTAAGGCACCAGTAAGCGAACAAGAATATAACTCTGAAATTTCCTGTACAGGTGATTCATCATACCTCGGTGATAGCGATGAAACGTGGCAAGTGGATTATTTTGGTATGAAACTATCCAAAAATATTCgtaaaaagaaaagaagagacGGTTTCGAAGGCGCTTTAATAATACCACCAAGAATAAGCCTTCTTAAATTGGATAATGTTGGGCAGGGTTGTACGTTGTTGGGTCATGATACAAAATTGCCGGAATGGGGGCAGTTTAATCAAGAAGTGATTTGTATTCGATCTCcaaatttggaaagaaccttatttcaatttattccTGTTGAGAAGTATAATTCTCCTTCTTCAAGCAATGATAACAAGCAATTCGAGTTGGTTTCATTTCTTGATATCGTAAAGAATAGtgacaagaaaaatattatccaCTATTATTTGAGACTAGTTTCggaattattagaaaaacaatataaatataattattttgttaGATTAGAGAAAGTCAAAGATATGAATACATATGATGAGGATGCTGATAATAATCATCTTGCTCCAGAAAAATGGGCATTCCATACCTTTAGTCATGATGAAAGCGATAATTTTGGTTTATTAGGCAATATTATATGGTTAAGTTCCATAGTTGgaataataacatttaTAATCAATGTTGATTtccaaataatgaaatggaATCCATGGAAAAAAGTTGCACATACTCCCTCgataaacaaattaatataCTATCAATTCGGTATAGAATGTTTATTTGGTTGGTTTATCCATTTTTATATCTTCACCAAAAGTCCACATCAAATTTTGAACATCGAACTATACTTCCCAAGTTTCTTATTTGGCTATTTACTATTTACAGAAACAATCTCACGACTATACAATTGGTCGGTTATGAAATCCTCTATCATTATGGTATTATATTATGGAGGATTCTATTATCTACTCAAATAG
- the RSC3 gene encoding Rsc3p (similar to Saccharomyces cerevisiae RSC3 (YDR303C) and RSC30 (YHR056C); ancestral locus Anc_5.322) has translation MDIRGRKMRKPPACVQCRKRKIGCDRVKPICGNCSKTNKGDCFFPDVPGRYVPAHAKGPAKLLTPPQGGSSSRGDSLSSTLHHNPELASLEQLREYNTRLQLLNGSQDQTDSPMSTNFTQFLPRSIPNMDNKTVSSINDNSANLNWIQGPALFDEMPTPYTQEEVVMKEIDFLKSRLLELQDITGKKIPGLNLSWKDLSRKQNNNGTIDSIGNEKKRKLETEDNLHFDILYNTIDEFRDLDPQFLDFNQIFNVFDLNDSQFKSSIPMRDLPNSIFTSNFLISRDTFLKGFHNTFENIVTSKFEKNHQKWLENLENSPILQLTKHDEIKFPELSLIKHLITKYTSIVLESEALIPNLKPNELLQALDTLFVSNSFNPDSLSIEKLVTYGRLSILLLLTYNSLVSTVIVPLQPTELENVKALKDSLNDLKKNLYLIKIELQMRNTSKNYEDVIKFEALLKYYQTVTSIEMQTVGTSVDYDEDVHLSQHISLNHEQTNESLILFWNFIYREYCYRHLFKGEIPLLTQGQRSNSAPILDPILTVDYPLLNITSEIVRYLQTKDQLISLEKVLHLKDIFKLKYDEAQKKAGTLPTLIDGIVNSLLYRNTTLYLTYYLLLQYEKLKDSGRYFETYKEFLNFSQETLFFIFSNLANLRFAGYEFIYTNKAFVLVESLSEMLLSLIQRSFYAFDTNSEAIPLNESLRTETKNHSAALSLIVRKILMLLQDYSKNCREVNPYINRLFIRLTSMLEYISLLEATQNPENSGSGNESVKSIKAGLLGEVNAFEQLEQSDIARATARLQAISESLIKAVLLFYKTTIQSKQCSKLSV, from the coding sequence ATGGATATTCGCGGTAGAAAAATGAGAAAACCACCTGCCTGTGTGCAGTGTCGTAAAAGAAAGATTGGTTGTGATCGTGTCAAACCAATCTGTGGTAATTGTAGCAAGACAAATAAAGGTGATTGTTTCTTTCCCGATGTTCCAGGTAGATATGTTCCAGCTCATGCCAAGGGACCTGCCAAATTGCTAACACCTCCTCAAGGCggttcatcatcaagaGGTGATTCTTTGTCTTCCACATTACATCATAATCCTGAATTAGCTTCCCTGGAACAATTGAGAGAATATAATACTCGTCTACAATTACTAAATGGTAGTCAAGACCAAACAGATTCACCAATGTCAACTAATTTCACTCAATTCCTTCCAAGATCCATACCCAATATGGATAATAAGACAGTTTCTTCgattaatgataattctGCCAACTTGAATTGGATCCAAGGCCCTGCACTTTTTGATGAAATGCCCACTCCATATACACAAGAAGAGGTTGTAATGAAAGAAATCGATTTTTTAAAGAGTAGattattagaattacaagatataACCGGCAAGAAAATTCCAGGTTTGAATTTATCGTGGAAGGATCTTTCTAGGAAacagaataataatggtactATTGATAGTATTGGTAACgagaaaaaaaggaaactaGAGACAGAAGATAATTTGCACTTCGATATCTTATACAACACCATCGATGAATTCAGAGATTTGGATCCACAATTCTTGGATTTCAACCAAATATTTAACGTCTTCGACCTCAACGATTCTCAgtttaaatcttcaattcCCATGCGAGACTTACCAAATTCTATATTCActtctaattttttgatttccCGTGATACATTCCTAAAAGGGTTCCATAATAcctttgaaaatattgtcACTTCAAagtttgaaaaaaatcatcaaaaatggttggaaaatttagaaaattccCCAATCTTGCAATTGACAAAACATGACGAAATAAAATTCCCAGAACTATCTTTAATCAAACATCTAATCACCAAATATACATCCATCGTCTTGGAATCTGAAGCATTGATCCCTAATCTAAAAccaaatgaattattacaGGCTCTGGATACTTTATTTGTCtcaaattcatttaatCCAGACAGTTTAAGTATCGAAAAATTAGTTACATATGGTAGATTATCCAtcctgttattattaacgTACAACTCCTTAGTGTCAACAGTGATAGTCCCCTTACAACCTActgaattggaaaatgttAAAGCTTTGAAAGATTCACTTAATGActtaaagaaaaatctGTATCTCATAAAGATTGAACTACAAATGAGAAATACTTCCAAGAATTATGAAGACGTTATTAAATTTGAGGCCTTGCTAAAATATTACCAGACGGTGACTTCAATAGAAATGCAAACTGTAGGAACTTCTGTTGATTATGACGAAGATGTACATTTATCCCAAcatatatcattaaatcATGAACAGACTAACGAGAGcttaattttattttggaattttatttatagaGAATACTGTTACAGACATTTATTTAAAGGTGAAATCCCGCTTTTAACACAAGGTCAAAGATCAAATTCTGCCCCAATTTTGGATCCTATATTAACAGTTGATTATCCATTACTAAATATAACTAGTGAAATTGTTCGATATTTACAAACAAAGGACCAATTAATATCCTTGGAAAAAGTTCTTCACTTGAAGGATATTTTCAAACTTAAATATGATGAAGCACAGAAGAAAGCTGGGACATTACCAACACTGATTGATGGTATAGTGAACAGTCTATTATATCGCAATACTACATTATATTTGACATATTATCTGTTATTacaatatgaaaaattgaaagacaGCGGAAGATATTTCGAAACATACAAAGagtttttaaatttttcacagGAAActttattctttattttttccaatttggCCAATTTAAGATTTGCAGGATATGAATTTATCTATACCAATAAGGCTTTCGTGCTGGTGGAAAGTCTTTCCGAAATGCTACTAAGTTTAATTCAACGTTCTTTCTATGCATTTGATACCAACTCAGAAGCAATCCCATTAAATGAATCGTTGAGAACTGAGACGAAGAACCATTCGGCTGCGTTATCATTGATCGTTAGGAAAATCTTAATGTTGTTACAAGACTATTCTAAAAATTGTAGGGAAGTCAATCCATACATTAACAGATTGTTCATAAGGCTTACCTCAATGTTAGAGTATATATCATTGCTTGAAGCTACTCAAAATCCAGAGAACAGCGGATCAGGAAATGAATCAGTTAAGTCTATTAAAGCTGGTCTTTTAGGAGAAGTTAATGCATTCGAGCAATTAGAACAATCTGATATAGCAAGGGCGACAGCTAGACTTCAAGCCATCTCTGAATCGTTGATTAAAGCAGTACTTTTATTCTACAAGACAACCATTCAAAGCAAGCAGTGCAGTAAACTTTCGGTTTAA
- the HNT2 gene encoding bis(5'-adenosyl)-triphosphatase (similar to Saccharomyces cerevisiae HNT2 (YDR305C); ancestral locus Anc_5.326) has product MLLREMTAKPIYFSKFLVTGQVFYKSKYSYALVNLRPIVPGHVLVVPLRTTAYELNDLTLEESQDYFRTVQLIHGFIKWHYKADSLNISIQDGPEAGQSVPHLHTHIIPRYRLNNCGDLIYEKIDDWTFDEIWEKKRMEYLGLGGRNQRKQAMKPDDQRVNQTKQAMFEESKELRLAFETYLEENPKWKAWL; this is encoded by the exons ATGCTTTTGAGAGAAATGACTGCTAAACCAATATATTTCAGCAAATTTTTAGTCACTGGACAAGTCTTCTAC AAATCAAAGTATTCATATGCACTAGTGAATTTAAGGCCCATTGTACCAGGTCATGTACTTGTAGTCCCATTGAGGACGACGGCTtatgaattaaatgatcTTACATTAGAAGAATCACAGGATTATTTCAGAACAgttcaattaattcatggatttattaaatgGCATTATAAGGCAGATTCCCTTAATATTTCGATTCAAGATGGTCCTGAAGCTGGACAATCAGTGCCACATTTACATACTCATATTATACCACGTTATAGGTTGAATAATTGTGGTGATTTGATTTACGAGAAGATAGACGATTGGACGTTTGATGAGATTtgggaaaagaaaagaatggAGTATTTGGGATTGGGTGGTAGAAATCAAAGGAAACAAGCTATGAAACCGGATGATCAAAGAGTTAATCAAACTAAGCAAGCTATGTTTGAAGAAAGTAAAGAATTGAGGCTAGCATTTGAAACTTATTTAGAGGAGAATCCCAAGTGGAAAGCATGGTTATGA
- the PFU1 gene encoding Pfu1p (similar to Saccharomyces cerevisiae YDR306C; ancestral locus Anc_5.327) — protein sequence MANKTRPKKIKAPYRKYVGGQGYVTQTQQSSPSLSSNFIETTLAKTDITTNQELSQTADDSIQEDPKSQDHQHIVDFIKEKNKNKSDIIETPQGLYYYDEDTDTIIHIKNSDDITLPNSKLDRSERAKHFKLMMKNNKKYSKHIHHNSHNHQQDNSSTIALTNDANEIIKKEQVPVLKMKLPWEIQKLVLFYSETIDPNFLLVCQTWYFLSMPLLYHSPQLTSRNFNKFVDTIISNKKKKLGESIIELDLSTILQSGKNSFVSKLLRRSSINLQKFIAPQTSFGYAPLVSLKSCHQLKYLDLGLVSETVKLQELLSAIKNFTKLTHLSFPRSSIDCEGFREFVWPQNLEYLKLSGGITNEFVSETKWPKTIKFLEFSYCPQVDEHSIYTVLSQIGDNLTHLYIHYPMPALRENSLDYVFRYCSNLIVIQLMVDYVSKWAFSEYMLTKLTPKQRPLKTIYLQSSGSLGLGAKIHPDDFTIALWEKRLPCLKNISVSSKLGWNTESDGVEDLVSAIEEQDGSLYISY from the coding sequence atggCTAATAAAACTAGaccaaagaaaattaaagcCCCATATCGGAAATACGTAGGTGGTCAAGGTTATGTAACTCAAACACAGCAATCTTCTCCATCACtttcttccaattttattgaaaCGACATTGGCGAAAACCGACATCACTACTAATCAAGAATTATCGCAAACAGCAGATGATTCGATCCAAGAAGATCCAAAGTCACAAGACCATCAACATATCGTTGACttcattaaagaaaaaaataaaaataaatctgaCATCATTGAAACTCCGCAAGGGCTTTACTACTATGATGAAGATACTGATACAATCATCCACATTAAAAACTCCGATGACATAACATTACCTAACTCCAAATTAGATAGATCAGAAAGAGCTAaacatttcaaattgatgatgaaaaataacaaaaaatattctaaGCATATTCATCATAATAGTCATAATCATCAACAAGATAATAGCAGCACAATTGCGTTAACAAATGATGCTAACgaaataattaaaaaagaacaagTGCCAGTACTTAAAATGAAATTACCATGGGAAATTCAAAAACTGGTGCTGTTCTATAGCGAAACAATtgatccaaattttttacTAGTGTGTCAAACTTGGTATTTCCTCTCAATGCCATTATTGTATCATTCTCCACAATTAACAAGTAGAAACTTCAACAAATTTGTAGACACAATCATatcaaacaaaaagaaaaaacttGGTGAAAGTATCATAGAATTAGATTTATCAACAATCCTACAAAGTGGGAAGAATTCCTTCGTATCGAAGCTTTTACGACGATCATCAATAAATCTACAGAAATTTATAGCACCACAGACAAGTTTCGGTTATGCACCATTAGTCTCTTTAAAGTCATGTcatcaattgaaatatttagatTTGGGACTAGTTTCAGAAACAGTTAAGCTTCAAGAACTTCTCTCAGCAATCAAAAACTTCACAAAACTAACTCACTTATCATTCCCTAGAAGTTCCATAGACTGTGAAGGATTCAGAGAATTTGTATGGCCTCAAAATCtagaatatttaaaactAAGCGGTGGTATTACGAATGAATTCGTATCAGAAACTAAATGGCCTAAAACTATCAAATTTTTAGAGTTCTCCTACTGTCCTCAAGTAGACGAACATTCCATTTATACTGTCTTATCGCAAATCGGTGATAATTTGAcacatttatatattcattatccAATGCCTGCATTACGTGAAAATTCATTGGATTATGTATTTAGATATTGCTCCAATTTGATAGTCATCCAATTGATGGTGGATTATGTTTCTAAATGGGCATTCTCTGAATATATGTTGACTAAATTAACTCCAAAACAAAGACCACTGAAAACAATTTATTTACAATCAAGTGGATCATTAGGGTTGGGAGCAAAGATCCATCCAGATGATTTTACGATTGCATTATGGGAGAAAAGATTGCCCTGTTTGAAAAACATCAGTGTTTCTTCTAAATTGGGTTGGAATACAGAAAGTGATGGGGTTGAGGATTTGGTTTCTGCTATCGAGGAGCAAGATGGGAGCTTATACATCAGTTATTAA
- the SRB7 gene encoding Srb7p (similar to Saccharomyces cerevisiae SRB7 (YDR308C); ancestral locus Anc_5.329): MTDRLTQLQICLDQLVEQFCATLNYIDKNHGFEPLNTSEPLMSDKHATVAPPDEFSNTIDELSTDIILKTRQTMKLIDSLPGVDVSAEEQLHKIDSLQKKLVQVEEAKIQAIKEKENLLTQVDGLIDYFVTGIASTRHNNVGEVADSMTTPATTTTGTANTEMNTEVNTTDISINNATLPTNQNNVENTIQRLNTTEINVEK; the protein is encoded by the coding sequence ATGACAGATAGGCTTACTCAATTACAAATTTGTTTGGATCAATTAGTGGAACAATTCTGCGCCACGTTAAACTATATAGATAAGAACCATGGCTTCGAACCATTGAATACTTCAGAACCATTGATGTCGGATAAGCATGCAACAGTCGCTCCACCTGatgaattttctaataccattgatgaattatctaccgatattattttgaagaCAAGACAAACtatgaaattaattgattctttACCTGGTGTTGATGTGTCTGCAGAAGAACAATTGCAtaaaattgattcattacAGAAGAAATTGGTTCAAGTGGAGGAAGCAAAGATACAGGCcataaaagaaaaggaaaatctACTGACTCAAGTCGATGGTTTAATCGATTATTTTGTCACTGGAATTGCAAGTACAAGGCATAACAATGTAGGAGAAGTCGCTGACAGCATGACGACGCCAGCTACGACGACGACTGGTACGGCCAACACGGAGATGAATACAGAGGTAAATACAACGGATATCTCTATCAATAATGCAACCTTACCTACCaatcaaaataatgttGAGAATACAATTCAAAGACTTAATACTACAGAAATAAATGTTGAGAAATAA
- the CPR5 gene encoding peptidylprolyl isomerase family protein CPR5 (similar to Saccharomyces cerevisiae CPR5 (YDR304C) and CPR2 (YHR057C); ancestral locus Anc_5.323) codes for MAFMFNVLLLPLVVTFLTFIPTVEAKKRVITHKVYFDINHGEDHIGRIEFGLFGVVVPKTVENFYELTISEDPKMGYVDSIFHRVIPDLMIQGGDFTNRDGTGGESIFGSTFEDENFEITHDEAGLLSMANRGEDTNGSQFFITLSPTPWLNNKHVVFGKVINGMEVVEYIARVDRDMKTNKPLKDVTIVECGELETVPLKQDDAKELHSVLEEEAAKEQQRQKHDEL; via the coding sequence ATGGCATTTATGTTCAATGTATTACTACTACCATTGGTTGTAACGTTTTTAACATTCATTCCAACTGTAGAAGCAAAAAAACGAGTTATAACACATAAAGTATATTTCGATATTAATCATGGGGAAGATCATATCGGACGTATCGAATTTGGACTTTTTGGAGTTGTAGTACCTAAGACAGTTGAGAATTTCTATGAATTAACAATATCGGAAGATCCCAAGATGGGGTATGTTGATTCAATATTCCATCGAGTAATTCCAGATCTCATGATACAAGGTGGCGATTTTACTAATAGAGATGGTACAGGTGGTGAATCAATTTTTGGATCTActtttgaagatgaaaattttgaaattacgCACGACGAAGCAGGGCTCCTATCAATGGCGAACAGAGGTGAGGATACAAATGGATCACAATTCTTTATCACATTGTCTCCAACACCATGGTTAAACAATAAACATGTTGTGTTTGGTAAAGTTATCAATGGAATGGAAGTGGTGGAGTATATTGCTAGAGTGGATAGAGACatgaaaacaaataaacCGCTAAAAGATGTCACGATTGTTGAATGCGGTGAATTAGAAACGGTCCCACTAAAACAAGACGATGCTAAAGAATTACATTCTGTTTTAGAAGAGGAGGCAGCAAAGGAACAACAACGTCAAAAACATGATGAGCTATAG